DNA sequence from the Malus domestica chromosome 06, GDT2T_hap1 genome:
TCAATGTCTCTGTAGGTGGTCTCAGTGAGAAGTTTGGCAGCCATGAATCGAGCAATGGCGGCGTTTCTCAGTACCCGCCGATTCGCCAACTCGCTGGCGGCGGCTCAGTTCGACGTCATAACTCGGCCGCTTTATTCTCAGGTGACTCATTCCTCTCACCTCTCTCACTTCCTTTCAAATCAATCCCACTGTCATTCCCATTTCCTCAACACCCATCAAAAGCTCTTCTTTTCCTCGACCCCCAACTCGGTCCTGCAACTCGTTCTGGCCAACAAGTGGTCTTCCGAGTTGGAGACCGAGTTATCCGAGTCGTACCCATCACTCACCCACGATGTAGTAATCTAtgttttgaagaaattggatAAAGATCCACGAAGGGCTTGGGATTTTTTCAATTGGGTCTGCGAGAAGAACGGATTTAGGCCGAGTTCTTCGGTGTTTAGCTTAATCCTTAGGGTTTTAGTGCATAAGAGTTCGATGATGGAGTTTTGGATTGCTTTGAGGAAGATGAAAGAGCAAGGGTTTTTCATTGATGAGCAAACTTATGTGGCAATTAGAGAACAGTTGAAAACGGGGAGGATGGATAGTGATGTCGTGGCTTTCAAGCATTTTTACGAGAGGATGATCGAAGATAACGCGGCGGATGATGTTGTGAAGAGCGTGGTGGATGTTGTTTCGGGGTCGGATTGGAGTGATGGGGTTGAAAAAGAATTGGGGGAGCTCAAAATTGTGTTATCTGATAATTTTGTCATTAGGGTTTTGAGGGATCTGAGGAATTACCCGTTGAAAGCGTTGAGGTTTTTCCGTTGGGCTGGTCAGTGTTCTGGTTATGAACACAATACAATTACATACAATGCAGTTGCGAGGGTTCTTGCGCGGGCTGATTCGATAGGGGAGTTTTGGAGTGTGATTGAGGGGATGAAGGGCGCGGGTCATGAGCTGGATTTGGACACCTATATAAAGATTACGCGGCAGTTTCAGAAGAGCAGGATGATCGAGGACGCGGTGAAGCTGTATGAGCTCATGATGGACGGCCCTTATAAACCCTCTGCTCAGGATTGCAGCATGCTTTTAAGGAGCATCTCAGGGAGTGATAAACCGGATCTGGATATGGTGTTTAGAGTTGCAAAGAAGTTCGAGTCTGCAGGGAATACACTATCCAAGGCTGTTTACGATGGGATTCACAGGTCTTTGACAGGCGCAGGCAGATTTGATCAAGCGGAGGAAGTTATGAAGGCTATGAGAAATGCAGGGTACGAGCCGGACAACATTACATACAGCCAATTGGTCTTTGGACTTTGTAAGGCCAAGAGACTTGAAGAAGCCTGCAATGTGTTGGACGAAATGGAAGCAGATGGATGCGTTCCTGATATCAAGACTTGGACCATTTTGATTCAAGGGCATTGCGCCGCTGATGAAGTTGACACAGCGCTGATTTGTTTTGCAAAGATGATGGAAAAAGGTTGTGATGCGGATGCTGATCTGATGGACGTCTTGATAGAGGGGTTCCTTAAGCAGAGGAAGATAGATGGTGCATATAAACTGCTTGACGAAATGGTGAAAAAAGCTCGTTTGGTACCGTGGCAAGCCACATacaaaaatcttatcgaaaaaTTGTTGGAGGTCAGAAAACTCGAAGAAGCATTCAAACTTCTTCAATTGATGAAGAAACAGAACTACCCACCTTACTCAGAACCGTTTGTCCGGTATATATCGAAGTTTGGTTCTGTGGAGGATGCTGCAGACTTTTTCAAAGCATTGACTGTTAAGGAACATCCGTCATCTGCCGCGTATGTCCATGTTTTGAAAGCATTCTTTAAGGAAGGTAGATACTCCGAGGCGAAAGATCTGCTTCATAAATGCCCTCATCATATCCGAAAGCATGGTGAAATTTGCAAACTTTTTGGTTCTACGGCAGGCAAAGAAGCAGACTActacagaagatgaaggcaagcGTAAGCAGACTACTAACGAAGATAAGCAGAAGCGGACTACTACTTGTACGTTGATAGTTTCTTGTAGTAATTTCATGGCTCAACCCCATGAATTTTGTAACCTCTACCCATGAATTAACTACATGTTTTGCACCAAGAAATCGAACCATGCCTGTTTTTGTATGATTTGTTCTTTGGTACAGATACTTGTATGACATCTTCATCACAAAGGGAAGCTACTAATGCTTTAAAATGAATTATATTTTGCGCCATCGTTTTTTGGTACAAATACATTGTTCACAAGATGTGAAAACTATTCATTCAGTCAGGTAGCTCAGAACGCTCCCTCCTAGCCGTATCCGTCATTGTACTCAAGAACTTGCTAGGGTCACAACCGTAAGGATTTGCAAGAGCCGCATGTGCTAGGAACGGAAGCTTTCTTAATGATCGCCCGCTCAATCCCTAAAGAAACCAGAGACAAAATCAACTATCAGATAGACTGAAAAGGACCTAACTTACAACTTTAGAAGGCAAGGAATTGAAGAATCCGTTGCTGACCTCGCATGCTTCTGCAGTTTCGAACAATTGTTTACACAGGTGTAGTGGTGTCTGGGCATCTTGTACCTCAGGCATATTCAGTTTCTCTTTCAAGCTAGCAAAGTTAGGAAGCATGCTTTCACAATCCTACAATTTACAAAGTTCATTACGAATGGCTTGGAACTTTCCCACATACTCGGGGGAGAATTTTAACATGTTAAAAACTTTAATTACAGTATCAGAACCGAACAAGGTTAGCCAGACAAATGCACCTCTAGATGTGATAAGATTCCTGTTCGTATAAGTTCATGCAAGCAGGATCTTAGGATTTCATAACGCGCTTGCAAAGTTGGGGGACCAACATATGCTTTGATATCAGCTCGATCAACAAACGCAATATCTGCAACCCAAGAAATGGTAAATCCATACATACTAGGATggtgaaatttaatttttttttttcccttccacAGAGAAAATAAAGTATTTCTCTTTCTCTAGCTTGTCAGAACCACAGAGACCTCTGACTGACAAGAGAGACTGATAGAAAGAGaaccaaaaagaaactaaaCTCTTTAATATAAGGGAAAAGTACATTAACTCTTGGCAAACTACAGTTTACCTCTCCAATCTACAGATGAAAATCTGCAAGCAAACGTAGAGAAGTTCATTTTACACgttaagaaattaatttgtaGCCTTACCAATAGCAGCAGTTATGTTCGATGTTGTCAGAATTATAACATTTGGTGCTGATTTCAATTTATCCAGCTGAGTTAGCAGCGCATTCACTACCTGGCATGTCAACGTTTAGCTGTCAATTGAACTCAAAC
Encoded proteins:
- the LOC103443451 gene encoding pentatricopeptide repeat-containing protein At3g48250, chloroplastic-like, which gives rise to MNRAMAAFLSTRRFANSLAAAQFDVITRPLYSQVTHSSHLSHFLSNQSHCHSHFLNTHQKLFFSSTPNSVLQLVLANKWSSELETELSESYPSLTHDVVIYVLKKLDKDPRRAWDFFNWVCEKNGFRPSSSVFSLILRVLVHKSSMMEFWIALRKMKEQGFFIDEQTYVAIREQLKTGRMDSDVVAFKHFYERMIEDNAADDVVKSVVDVVSGSDWSDGVEKELGELKIVLSDNFVIRVLRDLRNYPLKALRFFRWAGQCSGYEHNTITYNAVARVLARADSIGEFWSVIEGMKGAGHELDLDTYIKITRQFQKSRMIEDAVKLYELMMDGPYKPSAQDCSMLLRSISGSDKPDLDMVFRVAKKFESAGNTLSKAVYDGIHRSLTGAGRFDQAEEVMKAMRNAGYEPDNITYSQLVFGLCKAKRLEEACNVLDEMEADGCVPDIKTWTILIQGHCAADEVDTALICFAKMMEKGCDADADLMDVLIEGFLKQRKIDGAYKLLDEMVKKARLVPWQATYKNLIEKLLEVRKLEEAFKLLQLMKKQNYPPYSEPFVRYISKFGSVEDAADFFKALTVKEHPSSAAYVHVLKAFFKEGRYSEAKDLLHKCPHHIRKHGEICKLFGSTAGKEADYYRR